A stretch of the Pan troglodytes isolate AG18354 chromosome 20, NHGRI_mPanTro3-v2.0_pri, whole genome shotgun sequence genome encodes the following:
- the ABHD8 gene encoding protein ABHD8, giving the protein MLTGVTDGIFCCLLGTPPNAVGPLESVESSDGYTFVEVKPGRVLRVKHAGPAPAAAPPPPSSASSDAAQGDLSGLVRCQRRITVYRNGRLLVENLGRAPRADLLHGQNGSGEPPAALEVELADPAGSDGRLAPGSTGSGSGSGSGGRRRRARRPKRTIHIDCEKRITSCKGAQADVVLFFIHGVGGSLAIWKEQLDFFVRLGYEVVAPDLAGHGASSAPQVAAAYTFYALAEDMRAIFKRYAKKRNVLIGHSYGVSFCTFLAHEYPDLVHKVIMINGGGPTALEPSFCSIFNMPTCVLHCLSPCLAWSFLKAGFARQGAKEKQLLKEGNAFNVSSFVLRAMMSGQYWPEGDEVYHAELTVPVLLVHGMHDKFVPVEEDQRMAEILLLAFLKLIDEGSHMVMLECPETVNTLLHEFLLWEPEPSPKALPEPLPAPPEDKK; this is encoded by the exons ATGCTGACCGGGGTGACCGACGGTATCTTCTGTTGCCTGCTGGGCACGCCCCCCAACGCCGTGGGGCCACTGGAGAGCGTCGAGTCCAGCGATGGCTACACCTTTGTAGAGGTCAAGCCCGGCCGCGTGCTGCGGGTGAAGCATGCAGGACCCGCCCCAGCCGCTGCCCCACCTCCACCATCATCCGCATCTTCGGATGCAGCCCAGGGGGACCTCTCCGGCTTGGTCCGCTGTCAGCGCCGGATCACCGTGTACCGCAATGGGCGGTTGCTGGTGGAAAACCTGGGCCGAGCCCCTCGAGCCGACCTCCTACACGGGCAGAATGGCTCTGGGGAGCCGCCGGccgccctggaggtggagctggcagatCCGGCGGGCAGCGATGGCCGCTTGGCCCCCGGCAGCACAGGCAGCGGCAGCGGCAGTGGCAGTGGTGGGCGGCGGCGGCGAGCCAGGCGCCCCAAGAGGACCATCCATATTGACTGTGAGAAGCGCATCACTAGCTGCAAAGGCGCCCAGGCCGACGTGGTGCTCTTTTTCATCCATGGTGTCGGCGGTTCCCTGGCCATCTGGAAGGAGCAGCTGGACTTTTTTGTGCGCCTAGGCTATGAGGTGGTGGCTCCTGACCTAGCCGGCCACGGGGCCAGCTCTGCGCCCCAGGTGGCCGCAGCCTACACCTTCTATGCGCTGGCTGAGGACATGCGAGCAATCTTCAAGCGCTATGCCAAGAAGCGAAATGTGCTCATTGGCCATTCCTACGG TGTCTCTTTCTGCACATTCCTGGCACATGAGTACCCAGACCTAGTGCACAAGGTGATCATGATCAATGGCGGGGGCCCTACGGCGCTGGAGCCCAGCTTCTGCTCAATCTTCAACATGCCCACCTGCGTCCTGCACTGCTTGTCGCCCTGCCTGGCCTGGAGCTTCCTCAA GGCCGGCTTCGCCCGCCAAGGAGCCAAGGAGAAGCAGCTGTTAAAGGAGGGCAACGCTTTCAACGTGTCATCCTTCGTACTCCGGGCCATGATGAGCGGCCAGTACTGGCCCGAGGGCGACGAGGTCTACCACGCCGAGCTCACCGTGCCCGTCCTGCTTGTCCACGGCATGCACGATAAGTTTGTGCCCGTGGAGGAAGACCAGCGCATGGCCGAG ATCCTGCTCCTGGCATTCCTGAAGCTCATCGACGAGGGCAGCCACATGGTGATGCTGGAATGCCCCGAGACGGTCAACACGCTGCTCCACGAATTCCTGCTCTGGGAGCCCGAGCCCTCGCCCAAGGCTCTGCCGGAGCCACTGCCGGCGCCTCCAGAAGACAAGAAGTAG
- the MRPL34 gene encoding large ribosomal subunit protein bL34m: protein MAVLAGSLLGPTSRSAALLGGRWLQPRAWLGFPDAWGLPTPQQARGKARGNEYQPSNIKRKNKHGWVRRLSTPAGVQVILRRMLKGRKSLSH, encoded by the exons ATGGCTGTCTTGGCTGGATCCCTGTTGGGCCCCACGAGTAGGTCGGCAGCGTTGCTGGGTGGCAG GTGGCTCCAGCCCCGGGCCTGGCTGGGGTTCCCAGACGCCTGGGGCCTCCCCACCCCGCAGCAGGCCCGGGGCAAGGCTCGCGGGAATGAGTATCAGCCGAGCAACATCAAACGCAAGAACAAGCACGGCTGGGTCCGGCGTCTGAGCACGCCGGCCGGCGTGCAGGTCATCCTTCGCCGAATGCTCAAGGGCCGCAAGTCGCTGAGCCATTGA
- the DDA1 gene encoding DET1- and DDB1-associated protein 1: MWGGARLHTNDREVVAPSVWAVPWLEVTVRRRLRRRLWWRRWRLRRRPRRRRRKQKMADFLKGLPVYNKSNFSRFHADSVCKASNRRPSVYLPTREYPSEQIIVTEKTNILLRYLHQQWDKKNAAKKRDQEQVELEGESSAPPRKVARTDSPDMHEDT; the protein is encoded by the exons ATGTGGGGTGGGGCTAGACTGCACACCAATGACAGGGAGGTGGTGGCGCCATCAGTGTGGGCTGTGCCGTGGCTGGAAGTTACTGTGAGGCGGCGGCTAAGAAGGCGGCTCTGGTGGCGGcggtggaggctgaggcggcggcCGAGGCGGCGACGGAGGAAACAGAAGATG GCAGATTTTTTGAAAGGACTGCCTGTCTACAACAAAAGCAATTTTAGTCGATTTCACGCGGACTCCGTGTGCAAAGCCTCG AACCGACGGCCCTCAGTCTACCTGCCCACCCGCGAGTACCCGTCTGAACAGA TCATCGTGACAGAAAAGACAAACATCCTCCTGCGCTACCTGCATCAGCAATGGGACAAAAAG AACGCTGCCAAGAAGAGAGACCAGGAGCAAGTGGAGCTGGAAGGCGAGAGCTCCGCACCTCCCCGCAAGGTGGCGCGGACCGACAGCCCAGACATGCACGAGGACACTTAA